ACATCGACGGGGAGGTTTGGCACCTCGATGTCGGCTCATCGCATCCTGGGGCTGAAGTAGGTCCCAAGGGTTGGGCTGTTCGCCCATTAAAGCGGTACGCGAGCTGGGTTCAGAACGTCGTGAGACAGTTCGGTCCCTATCTGTCGTGGGCGTAGGAAATTTGAGAGGAGCTGTCCTTAGTACGAGAGGACCGGGATGGACGTACCGCTGGTGCACCAGTTGTTCCGCCAGGAGCATGGCTGGGTAGCTACGTACGGACGGGATAAGCGCTGAAAGCATCTAAGCGTGAAGCCCCCCTCAAGATGAGATTTCCCAATTAGTAAGACCCCTTGAAGACGACGAGGTAGATAGGTTGGAGGTGGAAGTGCAGCAATGCATGGAGCTGACCAATACTAATCGGTCGAGGGCTTATCCAAATCACCCCAAAAAGTGAAGTGAAGCTTTGAAGCTGACACCGAATACTTTTCGGGGACCCCGATACCACATCGGGTAATGCTACGGATTCTAATCAACGCAAATTTCGTTTCGTATCTAGTTTTCAGGTGATCAAGCATCTGAGCCGTTTGGTGGCGATGGCGGAAGGGTTCCACGCGTTCCCATACCGAACACGACCGTTAAGCCTTCCAGCGCCGATGGTACTTGGACCGAAGGGTCCCGGGAGAGTAGGACGTCGCCAAGCGAACAACCATAAAGACCGTTATCGAGTCATCGATAGCGGTCTTTTCCTATACTCAATAACATGTGTTTGCGAAATCGAGGACTATCCCGTACGGGGTTGGGTGATACTAAACGACAGCGATTCATTGTCCCTAGGATGGTGCCTCAAGGGTTGGCGTATTGGCAGACAGGGCTTTAACCTGGGTAAGTCTCCATTTAATAGAAGAAACCCGGTCTGTTTGTCCATTCCAAAGAGACAGGATAACGCGCTGGATGGATACTTGCGAACTTCGAGCAAAGGGCGAATATCAATCCTTGACAGCCTATGGGCCCTTTGCTAAGATGGCAATAATATATTTCTGAAAATACTTGAAAATGCCGTCCGGTCCAGCTCTGACAGTAGTTGTAGTCCGCAGGAAGACGACAAAAAGGAGGAATAACCCAGGTGTGGGAAGATAAGTTTAGCAAGGAAGGCTTCACTTTTGACGATGTATTGTTGGTTCCTAGAAAATCCGAGGTGCTTCCAAAAGAAGTAGATGTTAGCACCAAATTGAGCGAGCATGTAAAATTGAATATCCCGCTCATCAGTGCAGGAATGGACACCGTAACGGAAGCTCCTTTGGCCATTGCCATTGCTAGAGAAGGCGGAATCGGCATTATTCATAAAAATATGACCGTTGAACAACAAGCTGAAGAGGTAGATCGGGTTAAGCGTTCGGAAAGTGGTGTTATTACGAATCCGTTCTCACTCCATGCTGATCATCTTGTATCCGATGCAGAGAAACTCATGAGTAAGTTCCGGATTTCCGGCGTACCGATCGTAGATAAGAACAATAAGCTGATCGGTATTTTGACTAATCGTGATCTTCGTTTTGTTCATGACTACAATACGGTAATTAGTGAAGTAATGACCAGCGAGAATCTGGTGACAGCTCCGGTCGGAACGACTCTTCAAGATGCCGAAATGATTCTGCAGAAGCATAAGATTGAGAAGCTGCCTTTGGTAGACGAAGATAATGTTCTTAAAGGACTTATCACGATTAAAGATATCGAGAAAGCGATTCAGTTCCCTAGAGCTGCGAAGGACGCTCAAGGCCGCCTGCTTGTAGGTGCAGCGATCGGAATTTCCAAAGATACCTTCGAAAGAGCAGAAGCGCTTGTGAAAGCTGGCGTAGACGTCATTACCGTTGACTCTGCCCACGGTCACCACATCAATATCATTGATTCCGTTCGGAAATTGCGCGAAGTGTATCCGGATCTGACGATTATCGCTGGTAACGTGGCTACAGGCGAGGGTACAAGAGAGCTTATCGAAGCCGGTGCATCCGTCGTTAAAGTCGGAATTGGGCCTGGATCGATCTGTACGACGCGTGTCATTGCCGGGATTGGTGTACCGCAAATCACAGCGATTTATGATTGTGCAACGGTTGCTAAGGAATACGGAGTGCCGATTATTGCAGATGGCGGCATCAAATACTCCGGTGAAATTACAAAAGCGATCGCAGCCGGAGCAAGTGCAGTTATGCTGGGCAGCATGTTTGCCGGTACGGAGGAGAGTCCGGGCGAAGCTGAGATCTATCAAGGACGCCGTTTCAAGGCTTACCGCGGTATGGGTTCCCTTGCTGCCATGAAACAAGGCAGTAAAGACCGTTACTTCCAAGATGACGACAAGAAACTGGTACCGGAAGGCATCGAGGGCCGTGTTGCTTACAAAGGGCCTTTGGCAGATACCATCCATCAGCTGATCGGTGGATTGCGCTCTGGTATGGGCTATTGCGGTACACAAAACCTGGAGGAACTGCGGAATGACACCCAGTTCATCCGTATCTCTGGTGCAGGACTCCGCGAGAGCCATCCGCATGATATCCAAATTACCAAAGAAGCACCTAACTATTCCTTGTAATTCACTCGGAAGAACAAGGATAAACAATATATATGTCATTTATTTCCTGGACAAGCTGGATGAAATTCATCTAGCTTGTCTTTTTTTGATACCCCCCCTATGATAGAATAGAACAAGTTAATGACTTATTGAGAATTAGAGGGGAGTAATTCCATTGATAGACAAGTCTGTAAAGAAGAATAAGCGACAACGCATTCAAAGAACGCTGGCATCCTTGATGCTGTTTAATATACTGTGTTTCTCTGCTGCGCCTGCGGTTTCGCTTGCGGCGCCTCATATGCTGGTAACAGCGGATACGACGAAAGCCACAGAGGACAAAGCGACAACAGAGAAAGCGACAACCAATGCTGAGAAACCGGATAAAGTGCCATCCATTGATCAGCTTGGACTGGATGTAAGCTCCGCTGTTCTGATCGAGCCATCAACAGGACAGGTCCTATTATCAATTAATGCTGATGAAGCATTACCACCGGCGAGTATGACGAAGATGATGACGGAATACATCGTTGCAGAGAAAGTGAAGCAAGGCGAATTGGCTTGGGATGATGTGGTCACTGTAGGGGAGAATGCAGCCAAGACAGTAGGATCACGCATATTTTTGGCTGAAGGCGATCAACATACAGTGGAAGAACTCTACATAGCCATGGCTGTTGGTTCAGCAAATGATGCCACAGTAGCATTGGCGGAACGTGTGGCTGGTTCCGAGGCAGAGTTTGTTACCATGATGAACGATACAGCGAAGAAGATGGGGCTGAAGACGGCTTTCTTCATTAATTCCACAGGCCTGAGCCGTGCCGATATGCCAGAGAAGTATCGTCCTGCGGAGGATAAGGAAACGGTAATGTCGGCGATGGATACCGCTCTACTTGCCAAATATATCGTTGAGGATCATCCTGATTTTTCGAGATTTACGGCCATTCAGTCCCATAAATTCCGGCCGCGCGACACGAATCCGATTATCAACTACAACTGGATGCTTGAGGCTAATAAAAGTATTACAAACTTTAAGTCCTATGCGTATGAAGGTTTGGACGGTTTAAAAACCGGTCATACCAATGCGGCGGGTTATTGCTTTGCTGGTACCGCTGAACGCGATGGTATGCGTCTGATTAGTGTTGTTATGGGTACGAAATCTGAAGGTGCCCGTTTTAAAGAGACCAAAAAAGTTCTGGATTACGGCTTTGACAACTTTGAAGTGAAGGAAGTCCAAGCTGCCGGGGCAACCGTGCAAGGCTTTGAAACGGTCGAAGTGAAGAAGGGCAAAGGCAAAGAAGCTGCGCTCGTAACCGACAAGGCTCTCACTTTTGTTGTACCAAAAGGATCAAGCGGCAAGAACATTACCTTCGAAGCCAAGCTGGACTCCTCCAGCATGACGGCGCCTGTTGCTAAAGATACGAAGGTGGGCACGGTAACCTACACCTATAAAATAGAAGGCATGAAGGAAGCTCAGACCGAAACGGTGAATTTAATCACAGCGGAGGAAGTTGAGAAGGCCGGCTGGTTCAAGCTGTTCCTGCGGGCCATTGGAGACTTTTTTGCCGATTTGTTTGATTCCATCAAAAATCTTTTCTAACAGCCGACAAATTCCGAGTAAATGGGTTGTGTATTTGATTTTGATGCGGTAAAATATCGAGTTAGATTCATTGCAAGTATGCACCTATACAGGTACAGTCCATATCGCCAGGGAATGCTGTAATGGCGATGAGATACAACATATAATCGGGGGGCTAGGGGACATGGAAACAGGAACATCAACTGTAAAAAGAGGTATGGCGGAAATGCAAAAAGGCGGCGTCATTATGGACGTCATGAATGCGGAACAAGCAAAGATCGCTGAAGCTGCCGGCGCAACGGCAGTTATGGCGCTGGAGCGCGTTCCTTCTGATATTCGCGCTGCTGGGGGCGTAGCACGGATGGCTGACCCAACCATCGTTGAGGAAGTCATGAAAGTTGTATCCATTCCAGTTATGGCCAAAGCTCGTATCGGTCATTACGTCGAGGCGAAAGTCCTTGAATCTCTTGGCGTGG
This Paenibacillus sp. JZ16 DNA region includes the following protein-coding sequences:
- the guaB gene encoding IMP dehydrogenase encodes the protein MWEDKFSKEGFTFDDVLLVPRKSEVLPKEVDVSTKLSEHVKLNIPLISAGMDTVTEAPLAIAIAREGGIGIIHKNMTVEQQAEEVDRVKRSESGVITNPFSLHADHLVSDAEKLMSKFRISGVPIVDKNNKLIGILTNRDLRFVHDYNTVISEVMTSENLVTAPVGTTLQDAEMILQKHKIEKLPLVDEDNVLKGLITIKDIEKAIQFPRAAKDAQGRLLVGAAIGISKDTFERAEALVKAGVDVITVDSAHGHHINIIDSVRKLREVYPDLTIIAGNVATGEGTRELIEAGASVVKVGIGPGSICTTRVIAGIGVPQITAIYDCATVAKEYGVPIIADGGIKYSGEITKAIAAGASAVMLGSMFAGTEESPGEAEIYQGRRFKAYRGMGSLAAMKQGSKDRYFQDDDKKLVPEGIEGRVAYKGPLADTIHQLIGGLRSGMGYCGTQNLEELRNDTQFIRISGAGLRESHPHDIQITKEAPNYSL
- a CDS encoding D-alanyl-D-alanine carboxypeptidase family protein gives rise to the protein MIDKSVKKNKRQRIQRTLASLMLFNILCFSAAPAVSLAAPHMLVTADTTKATEDKATTEKATTNAEKPDKVPSIDQLGLDVSSAVLIEPSTGQVLLSINADEALPPASMTKMMTEYIVAEKVKQGELAWDDVVTVGENAAKTVGSRIFLAEGDQHTVEELYIAMAVGSANDATVALAERVAGSEAEFVTMMNDTAKKMGLKTAFFINSTGLSRADMPEKYRPAEDKETVMSAMDTALLAKYIVEDHPDFSRFTAIQSHKFRPRDTNPIINYNWMLEANKSITNFKSYAYEGLDGLKTGHTNAAGYCFAGTAERDGMRLISVVMGTKSEGARFKETKKVLDYGFDNFEVKEVQAAGATVQGFETVEVKKGKGKEAALVTDKALTFVVPKGSSGKNITFEAKLDSSSMTAPVAKDTKVGTVTYTYKIEGMKEAQTETVNLITAEEVEKAGWFKLFLRAIGDFFADLFDSIKNLF